In one window of Campylobacter coli DNA:
- a CDS encoding formate dehydrogenase subunit gamma, with translation MKKILITLLSTFVSLFAYGSERMGQDTQIWDFHRITNIPNYDTFGKLWTTLQGEYIATIALIAMIAVFSAFALHYMVIGPKQFSHDGKKIYAFSLFERIFHFIAAISWVILVPTGFVMMFGATFGGGMFVRVCKNLHAFATILFIISIIPMFLWWIKRMLPASYDIRWMMIVGGYLSKVKRPVPAGKFNFGQKSWYYIAVFGGFLMIITGGFMYFLDFNSTAIQGLFGLTQIELLRLSAIIHNFLGIICAVFFGIHIYMAVFAIKGSIHSMVSGYKEEEEVYILHSYWYKELSNKKQIEPSFSYDPNVKI, from the coding sequence ATGAAAAAAATATTGATAACACTTTTAAGCACTTTTGTAAGTTTGTTTGCCTATGGCAGTGAACGAATGGGACAAGATACACAAATTTGGGATTTTCATCGTATTACAAATATTCCAAATTATGACACTTTTGGCAAGCTTTGGACTACTTTGCAAGGTGAGTATATAGCTACTATAGCTTTGATTGCGATGATTGCGGTTTTTTCAGCTTTTGCTTTGCATTATATGGTGATAGGTCCAAAACAATTTTCTCATGATGGAAAGAAAATTTATGCATTTTCTTTGTTTGAAAGAATTTTCCATTTTATCGCGGCTATTTCGTGGGTGATTTTGGTACCTACGGGTTTTGTGATGATGTTTGGAGCAACCTTTGGAGGCGGTATGTTTGTAAGGGTGTGTAAAAATTTGCACGCTTTTGCAACGATTTTATTTATCATTTCTATTATTCCTATGTTTTTATGGTGGATAAAAAGAATGCTTCCTGCTAGCTATGATATAAGATGGATGATGATAGTGGGTGGCTATTTAAGCAAAGTAAAACGCCCTGTTCCTGCGGGTAAATTTAATTTTGGGCAAAAATCTTGGTATTATATTGCCGTATTTGGTGGATTTTTGATGATTATCACAGGCGGCTTTATGTATTTTCTTGATTTTAATTCTACTGCCATTCAAGGTCTTTTTGGTTTAACACAAATCGAGCTTTTAAGACTTTCAGCTATTATTCACAATTTCTTAGGAATCATTTGTGCAGTATTCTTTGGAATTCACATTTATATGGCGGTATTTGCTATTAAAGGAAGTATTCATTCTATGGTAAGCGGATATAAAGAAGAAGAAGAGGTTTATATTTTGCATAGCTATTGGTATAAGGAACTAAGCAATAAAAAACAAATCGAACCTAGTTTTTCTTATGATCCTAATGTAAAAATTTAA
- the fdhD gene encoding formate dehydrogenase accessory sulfurtransferase FdhD has product MEPLFTTQILKYKGKDLFTCDDTLVREIKLEIFINDEKVGALMATPVDEQALAVGYLMSENIIAKVSDIKSIETKDDGMSVHIKAKIDKENLAKLNAEGVVISGCGRAHTANIDPQSIEASKITSAVKFNKDEILKQMSEFYTQCDLYEKTGCVHTAKLFVDKDTFFIGEDIAQHNTIDKALGKARLAGVELGKCFLMVSGRLSSEMVAKAVMHKIPVLISRTAPTCLGVMIARKFDLTLCGFARGENINIYSGENRING; this is encoded by the coding sequence ATGGAACCCTTATTTACAACTCAAATTTTAAAATACAAAGGCAAAGATTTATTTACTTGTGATGATACTTTAGTGCGTGAAATCAAACTTGAAATTTTTATCAATGATGAAAAAGTAGGCGCTTTAATGGCAACTCCTGTAGATGAGCAAGCTTTGGCGGTGGGGTATTTGATGAGTGAAAATATCATTGCTAAGGTATCTGATATAAAGAGTATAGAAACTAAAGATGATGGCATGAGTGTGCATATTAAAGCTAAGATTGATAAAGAAAATCTAGCCAAGCTGAATGCTGAAGGCGTGGTGATAAGCGGTTGTGGTAGAGCTCATACAGCCAATATTGATCCACAAAGTATAGAAGCAAGTAAAATCACAAGTGCGGTAAAATTTAATAAAGATGAAATTTTAAAACAAATGAGTGAATTTTATACTCAATGCGATCTTTATGAAAAAACAGGTTGTGTACACACAGCCAAACTTTTTGTCGATAAAGATACTTTTTTTATAGGTGAGGATATAGCCCAACACAATACCATAGATAAAGCTTTAGGAAAGGCAAGACTTGCGGGAGTAGAGCTTGGCAAATGTTTTTTAATGGTTAGCGGAAGGCTTAGTTCTGAAATGGTGGCTAAGGCGGTGATGCACAAAATTCCTGTTCTTATTTCGCGTACAGCCCCTACTTGTTTAGGTGTCATGATAGCAAGAAAATTTGATTTAACACTTTGTGGCTTTGCAAGGGGTGAAAATATCAATATTTATAGTGGAGAAAATAGAATCAATGGATAA
- a CDS encoding winged helix-turn-helix domain-containing protein, translating to MDKNKEILAYMKELLNSNEKLDCGTAFKIAKKFDVAIEEIGKIADINGIRIDNCELGQFGHLDFEKAKIEVLRKVEPSLDEKRRIFCKDARDIAKEGCGLKSMRSALKAYKIDVKYCQLGCFKEKKGKQFVVRTKTWIENADGDLLFGKGKTELLELIGQTGSLLHASKLMGINYKKAWMHLQVLQKNSQEILVSSRQGRSKESGTKLTPRAMELMENYAILQKDIEEYANKRFKELFFKHKK from the coding sequence ATGGATAAAAATAAAGAAATACTAGCTTATATGAAAGAGCTTTTAAATAGCAATGAAAAGCTTGATTGTGGAACAGCTTTTAAAATCGCTAAGAAATTTGATGTAGCCATAGAAGAGATAGGTAAAATAGCAGATATCAATGGAATTCGTATTGATAATTGCGAGCTTGGGCAATTTGGTCATCTTGATTTTGAAAAAGCAAAAATAGAAGTTTTAAGAAAGGTAGAGCCTAGTTTAGATGAAAAGCGTAGAATTTTTTGCAAGGATGCAAGAGATATTGCCAAAGAGGGCTGTGGATTAAAATCAATGCGTTCTGCTTTAAAAGCATATAAAATTGATGTGAAATATTGCCAACTTGGTTGTTTTAAAGAAAAAAAAGGTAAGCAGTTTGTAGTTAGAACTAAGACTTGGATAGAAAATGCAGACGGAGATTTGCTTTTTGGAAAAGGAAAAACCGAGCTTTTAGAACTCATAGGACAAACAGGAAGTTTACTTCATGCTTCAAAACTTATGGGGATAAATTATAAAAAAGCTTGGATGCATTTGCAAGTTTTACAAAAAAATTCTCAAGAAATTTTAGTAAGCTCAAGGCAGGGTCGTTCTAAGGAGTCAGGCACCAAGCTTACGCCAAGAGCTATGGAGCTTATGGAAAATTACGCTATTTTGCAAAAAGATATCGAAGAATATGCCAATAAGCGCTTTAAAGAATTGTTTTTTAAACATAAAAAATAA
- the yedF gene encoding sulfurtransferase-like selenium metabolism protein YedF produces the protein MRIDCRNLECPKPIVETKKALQNLQNNEILEIVLNSVISKNNVLKFLASLNLHADIEENNNEFYIRVKKQELDFSKASTDEYNVLFLKTDKVGDGKLGENLLVGFLSTLKNVENIPSKILCVNESVFINVDESHRAHLAMKELEKLGVEIISCGACLEFFGKSKELKIGSIGNAYEILNELCGKAKIITL, from the coding sequence ATGAGAATTGATTGTAGAAATCTTGAGTGTCCTAAGCCTATTGTTGAGACAAAAAAAGCACTTCAAAATCTTCAAAATAATGAAATTTTAGAAATTGTATTAAATTCTGTTATTTCTAAAAATAATGTTTTGAAATTTTTAGCTTCTTTGAATTTACACGCTGATATCGAAGAAAATAATAATGAATTTTATATAAGGGTAAAAAAGCAAGAGCTTGATTTTTCCAAAGCCAGTACAGATGAATATAATGTTTTATTTTTAAAGACAGACAAAGTAGGTGATGGCAAATTAGGAGAAAATTTACTCGTAGGTTTTTTAAGTACTTTAAAAAATGTAGAAAATATCCCGAGTAAAATTCTTTGTGTCAATGAAAGTGTTTTTATCAATGTAGATGAGAGTCATAGAGCTCATTTGGCAATGAAAGAACTTGAAAAATTAGGTGTTGAGATTATAAGCTGTGGAGCTTGTTTAGAATTTTTTGGAAAAAGCAAGGAGCTTAAGATAGGAAGCATTGGTAATGCTTATGAGATTTTAAATGAGCTTTGTGGCAAGGCAAAAATCATCACTTTATA
- the fdh3B gene encoding formate dehydrogenase FDH3 subunit beta, giving the protein MSKVNFANLEKERLKFFCDNERCIDCNGCSVACDEAHELPINIRRRRVITLNEGVQGKEVSTSISCMHCDDAPCAIVCPVDCFYIRADGIVLHDKEICIGCGYCLYACPFGAPQFPKDSVFGNKGIMDKCTMCAGGPESTNSEKERELYGQNRIAEGKVPVCAAMCSTKALLVGESSKIEEIYHSRLQSRGYGIANPSQSIEWKIAYIGKERL; this is encoded by the coding sequence ATGAGTAAGGTAAATTTTGCAAATTTAGAAAAAGAACGCTTGAAATTCTTTTGTGATAATGAGCGTTGTATTGATTGTAATGGATGTTCGGTAGCTTGTGATGAAGCGCACGAACTTCCTATCAATATCCGTCGTCGTCGTGTCATCACCCTTAATGAAGGAGTGCAAGGAAAAGAAGTTTCTACTTCGATTTCTTGTATGCATTGTGATGATGCACCTTGTGCTATAGTTTGCCCTGTGGATTGTTTTTATATCCGTGCAGATGGTATTGTTTTGCACGATAAGGAAATTTGTATAGGTTGTGGCTATTGTCTTTATGCTTGTCCTTTTGGTGCTCCACAATTTCCAAAAGATAGCGTATTTGGTAACAAAGGCATCATGGATAAATGTACGATGTGTGCAGGTGGACCTGAAAGTACAAATTCAGAAAAAGAAAGAGAGCTTTATGGGCAAAATCGTATCGCTGAAGGAAAAGTACCTGTATGTGCAGCTATGTGCTCGACTAAAGCACTTTTAGTAGGTGAAAGCTCCAAGATAGAAGAAATTTATCATAGCAGATTGCAAAGTAGGGGTTATGGAATTGCTAATCCTTCGCAAAGTATAGAATGGAAAATTGCTTACATAGGAAAGGAACGCTTATGA